A window of Anaerolineales bacterium contains these coding sequences:
- a CDS encoding family 1 glycosylhydrolase: protein MTIPLTAGARDFFGLKDCTTEVTRFDPRAWGGLMGRSRFPPQAATSLHGFLASVPAGFARALAWGRRLNMPITITENGTEDAGDDFRPGHLREHRPCLWIAITKGTRVLGYLHRALVDTFRWAEGLDLRFGLWVLAPLSQACTRRRSADLFVESCRTNRLSTDLMGSVGPRGFECIPRWAPGTGTSGGRRATG, encoded by the coding sequence GTGACGATCCCTCTGACAGCGGGCGCGCGGGACTTCTTCGGCCTCAAGGACTGCACCACCGAGGTCACCCGCTTCGACCCTAGGGCCTGGGGCGGGTTGATGGGACGCAGCCGCTTCCCCCCCCAGGCGGCGACCAGCTTGCACGGATTCCTGGCGAGTGTGCCGGCCGGATTTGCCCGGGCATTGGCGTGGGGGCGGCGGCTCAACATGCCGATCACCATCACGGAGAACGGGACCGAGGATGCGGGCGATGATTTCCGGCCCGGGCACCTGCGGGAACACCGGCCCTGCCTGTGGATCGCGATTACTAAGGGTACCCGCGTGCTGGGGTACCTGCATCGGGCCCTGGTCGATACCTTCAGGTGGGCCGAGGGATTGGATCTCCGGTTTGGCCTTTGGGTGCTCGCTCCGCTGAGCCAGGCCTGTACACGGCGTCGCAGCGCCGATCTGTTTGTGGAGAGCTGCCGCACGAATCGGTTGTCGACTGACCTGATGGGATCAGTTGGCCCCCGAGGGTTTGAGTGCATTCCCCGGTGGGCTCCCGGGACGGGGACCTCCGGCGGAAGGCGGGCGACTGGATGA
- a CDS encoding family 1 glycosylhydrolase, with amino-acid sequence MAPATWAFPEEFLWGTATASVQVEGDNANSDRWLWEPEPDRMRHGDRSGKPCDWWGGRWAEDFDRAAACGQNAHRRSIEWSRIEPSLAKWEAVALAYYREILHGAVDRGLRPIVTLHHFTNPQWLAEHGAWLDAEASSLFARTVHKVVSCLRDLADLWIMLDKLNVLAHSGYAPGVFPPGVRNLNRAFPARVHRMQVHAAAYPTICALRTSARMGLARHVRGMLPERPACPLDTVVTWARSTTSMTCSPERRRTAHSVCQRDA; translated from the coding sequence TTGGCGCCAGCAACCTGGGCCTTTCCTGAAGAATTTCTGTGGGGGACGGCGACAGCCTCGGTTCAGGTCGAGGGCGACAACGCCAACAGCGACAGGTGGCTGTGGGAACCTGAGCCGGATCGCATGCGCCATGGCGACCGCTCGGGCAAGCCCTGCGACTGGTGGGGCGGGAGATGGGCAGAGGACTTCGACCGCGCCGCCGCCTGTGGACAGAACGCCCACCGCCGGTCGATTGAGTGGAGTCGGATCGAGCCGAGCCTGGCCAAATGGGAGGCGGTGGCGCTGGCCTACTATCGGGAAATACTGCATGGCGCCGTCGACCGCGGCCTGAGGCCGATCGTGACCCTCCACCACTTCACGAATCCTCAATGGCTGGCCGAGCACGGCGCCTGGCTGGACGCGGAAGCCAGCAGCCTATTCGCGCGCACCGTTCACAAGGTTGTCTCTTGCTTGCGAGATCTGGCGGACCTGTGGATCATGCTGGATAAGCTGAACGTCCTGGCCCACTCCGGCTACGCCCCCGGCGTCTTTCCTCCTGGGGTGCGCAACCTGAATCGGGCCTTCCCTGCCAGGGTGCATCGCATGCAGGTGCACGCCGCAGCCTATCCCACCATCTGCGCCCTCCGCACCTCGGCCCGGATGGGTTTGGCGCGCCATGTGCGCGGCATGCTGCCGGAGCGCCCCGCTTGTCCGCTGGACACAGTCGTTACCTGGGCCCGATCGACCACCTCAATGACCTGTTCGCCCGAGCGGCGCAGGACGGCACACTCCGTCTGCCAGAGAGACGCGTGA
- a CDS encoding LysM peptidoglycan-binding domain-containing protein, translated as MPRIHVLAALAAGLFFQAGCALSTSGRAQPTATLRPFHPDSATPTQAQHTPTVQPLPTAGPSPTPFSHVVRANETLLSIASRYGLTLEALEAANPGINPRLLSIGQTLVIPGPEGTPDPLAGSVATPVPLSLSGVRCFRLVTGTTTCLLAARSAATRPPVEGMVALVTLLDANGRAVDTRPAYPVLNRLEAGGTVVLVADFPASVGDWDQAESTLDTAFEANPDDGRFIEVVVTRASQKPSSDRRSWRVEGTARLAGEPASGKSRAALVLVAFDSSDRVVGYGIWEPTTSLSAAQDTPFDLTVYSLGPPIASAVLLTEAQVPASEAP; from the coding sequence GTGCCTCGGATCCACGTTCTGGCAGCTTTGGCCGCCGGTCTGTTCTTCCAGGCCGGCTGTGCCCTCTCCACGAGCGGCAGGGCGCAGCCGACTGCAACCCTGCGGCCGTTTCACCCCGACTCGGCCACGCCCACCCAGGCTCAGCACACGCCCACCGTCCAGCCGCTGCCAACGGCCGGACCCTCGCCGACCCCATTCTCGCATGTCGTCCGCGCCAACGAGACCTTGCTCAGCATCGCCTCCCGCTATGGTCTGACGCTGGAGGCGCTCGAAGCCGCCAACCCCGGGATCAACCCACGACTGCTGAGCATAGGACAGACCCTGGTCATTCCTGGTCCGGAAGGAACCCCAGACCCCCTGGCTGGCTCGGTTGCAACTCCAGTGCCGCTCTCGCTCTCCGGCGTCCGCTGCTTTCGCCTCGTCACGGGAACGACGACTTGCCTGTTGGCGGCCCGGAGTGCTGCCACGCGCCCGCCGGTCGAGGGCATGGTTGCTCTGGTTACCCTGCTGGACGCTAACGGCAGGGCGGTGGACACTCGCCCCGCCTATCCGGTGCTGAACCGGCTGGAGGCGGGCGGGACGGTTGTGCTGGTAGCGGACTTCCCCGCCTCGGTAGGCGACTGGGACCAGGCCGAATCCACCCTGGACACAGCCTTCGAGGCCAACCCTGACGATGGCCGCTTTATTGAGGTGGTGGTCACCCGCGCCTCGCAGAAACCCTCCAGCGACCGAAGGAGCTGGCGCGTTGAAGGCACTGCCCGCCTGGCAGGGGAACCGGCCAGCGGGAAGTCCCGGGCCGCCTTGGTTCTGGTAGCCTTTGACAGCAGCGACCGGGTGGTTGGCTATGGGATCTGGGAGCCAACGACCTCGCTCTCCGCAGCCCAGGACACGCCGTTCGACTTGACGGTCTACTCACTGGGGCCGCCGATTGCCAGCGCCGTCCTGCTGACTGAAGCGCAAGTGCCCGCGTCGGAGGCGCCCTAG
- a CDS encoding tetratricopeptide repeat protein, with protein MTVPPQSMFTEAIAAARAGDRTRARELFSRLVRSDSANAEYWIWLSSVVDTNRERIFCLESALKLDPTNRAALRGLVILGARKPEGKEAQQVARVPRKMASAQAPARRGSGRRPAIPWRFLGAVGVGAILIVLVGIIAVPLASLLRPRAYAPASTLPPLSPTASKTTQFGSPTWTPIPPSTRVNRTAIPTELAGTPLAFLVDITPIPTPVFGATPRPDSPAYQAGLTAVIAGNYEASQGYMEAVIEAHPDWPDAHYFLGESKRRQGDLVGAIRAFDRAILLAHYAPAYLGRALTMLEFRPDRPPVDFDEAIDADPLLTEAYLAKAEYLAEKRLWKTIEETLQSAIDAGAGTPLVYVRMSEAQVNRERLQQALDSAIEGSGADPTLLEGYLAVGRAYTELEQYGAAQWPLETFVAYDQEDPRGWAYLARTLAGNGQPEQAIEMANRSLELKERFALAYLARANAYLVLGEGEKALDDLLSARRFGVETYANHIALGEAYYLIGDSQQALEFLNLSISETLVERRVADGYVLRALVYESLDPPQTQDAIINWRWILDLKGSSPEARAIAEEHLFQLTGVRPTPAAPAASTAPPALTPTPSRTPTPTPLGGTTSTSSRTPTATRTPTRTPTPSRTPTTTPS; from the coding sequence ATGACCGTCCCGCCGCAGTCGATGTTCACCGAGGCCATTGCTGCGGCTCGTGCCGGCGACCGGACACGGGCCCGCGAGCTGTTCTCCCGCCTGGTGCGCTCCGACTCGGCGAACGCCGAGTACTGGATCTGGCTGAGCTCCGTCGTCGACACCAATCGTGAGCGGATCTTCTGCCTGGAATCCGCCCTGAAGCTTGACCCGACCAACCGGGCGGCGTTGCGTGGGCTGGTGATCCTGGGGGCACGCAAGCCGGAGGGTAAAGAGGCCCAGCAGGTGGCTCGCGTGCCTCGCAAGATGGCGTCGGCCCAAGCCCCCGCCCGGCGCGGTTCCGGCCGCAGGCCGGCGATACCTTGGCGGTTTCTGGGCGCCGTCGGCGTGGGTGCAATCCTGATCGTGCTCGTGGGGATCATCGCCGTGCCTCTGGCCTCGCTGCTCCGGCCGCGAGCCTATGCGCCGGCCTCGACCCTTCCTCCCCTCAGCCCAACTGCCTCCAAGACGACCCAGTTCGGCTCGCCGACCTGGACGCCGATCCCACCCTCCACCCGGGTCAACCGCACTGCCATTCCGACCGAGCTGGCGGGAACGCCGCTGGCCTTCCTGGTGGACATCACGCCCATACCCACCCCGGTCTTCGGCGCGACCCCTAGGCCTGATAGCCCCGCCTACCAGGCGGGGCTGACAGCCGTCATCGCCGGCAACTACGAAGCCAGCCAGGGCTACATGGAAGCGGTGATCGAGGCACACCCCGATTGGCCGGACGCCCATTACTTCCTGGGGGAGTCCAAACGACGGCAGGGTGACCTGGTCGGGGCCATCCGCGCTTTCGACCGAGCCATCCTGCTGGCGCACTATGCCCCGGCCTACCTTGGGCGCGCCCTCACCATGCTCGAATTCCGGCCGGACCGACCCCCGGTTGATTTCGACGAAGCCATCGATGCAGACCCGCTCCTCACCGAGGCCTACCTGGCGAAAGCCGAGTACCTCGCTGAGAAACGCCTATGGAAGACCATCGAAGAAACGCTGCAGTCCGCAATCGATGCCGGCGCGGGGACACCGCTGGTCTATGTCCGAATGAGCGAGGCCCAGGTCAATCGTGAGCGGCTGCAGCAAGCCCTGGACAGCGCCATCGAAGGCAGCGGCGCTGATCCGACCTTGCTGGAGGGGTATCTGGCGGTCGGGAGGGCCTACACTGAGCTGGAACAGTACGGCGCGGCTCAGTGGCCACTGGAGACCTTCGTCGCCTACGACCAGGAAGATCCACGCGGCTGGGCCTATTTGGCTCGCACCCTGGCCGGCAACGGTCAACCCGAGCAAGCGATCGAGATGGCCAACCGCTCGCTTGAGCTCAAGGAACGCTTTGCACTGGCCTACCTTGCCCGGGCCAACGCCTACCTGGTGCTTGGGGAAGGAGAGAAGGCGCTCGACGACCTGCTCAGCGCCCGACGGTTCGGGGTGGAGACCTATGCCAATCACATCGCGCTGGGAGAGGCCTACTACCTGATCGGCGATTCCCAGCAAGCGCTCGAGTTCCTCAACCTTTCGATCAGTGAGACCCTGGTAGAGCGGCGCGTGGCGGATGGCTACGTCCTTCGGGCGCTGGTCTACGAAAGCCTAGACCCGCCGCAGACTCAGGATGCCATCATCAACTGGCGCTGGATCTTGGATCTGAAGGGCTCATCGCCCGAGGCCAGGGCCATCGCCGAGGAGCACCTGTTCCAGTTGACCGGCGTTCGGCCGACGCCCGCCGCCCCCGCAGCCTCGACCGCGCCCCCCGCCCTCACCCCGACCCCTTCCCGCACACCGACGCCTACGCCTCTCGGCGGAACGACCAGCACTTCGAGCCGGACGCCGACCGCCACCCGAACCCCCACGCGCACGCCGACGCCCAGCCGCACGCCAACCACCACGCCGTCGTGA